The DNA window GCACATAGGCGCTGGGGATTTCCATGTCCACCATGAAATACGCACGCGCAAAGCTGAACAACATCTGCAAATCGTCTTCGCCAAACAGCGCCGCGTCGATGTAGAGCTGCTCCGCATCGTTGTGCAGAATGGGGAGCGCAAACGGCACTTCATGAAAGCCGTTGATGATCTTGCCCACCACATAGGCGCCCTTGTTGCGGAAGAACAGGCCGGAGAGCACCTGGATCTGGAAGTTGGCGCGCAGGCGCACCTTGTCCAGACGCCCCTGCATGGCCGCGAGCACGTAGCGGATATCTCGGGGCAAGTCTTCAAACTCACGCTGCAGCTGGAAGTTTTCCACGATGCCCAGCATGGTGTCGAACAGATTTTCACGCGAAGGATAGTACGACCAGTAGGTCGGACGGGCCTCGGGCTCTTCGTTCTCGATGTATTCGGTGCTGACCGCCGGGCGCACAAAGATGAAATCGTTGTGAAAGTGCGTGCGGTGCAGGATGCGGCAGGTGACCGAGTTAAAGAAGGTCTCGGCCAGTTCGGGCTGGTGGTGGTTGACCAGCAAACCAATGTAGTGGAGCTTGATCTGGTGCCACACGTCCATAGGAAGGCTGCCGGCCTTGAATTCTTTTTCCAGTCGCTTCGTGCATTCCTTGACGCGCAGGTCATAAAACTCGATCCGCTCACGCTGGGCACGCTGCTGACCGTGCCAGTCGGCGGTTTCGAAGCGGTGTTTGGCGCGCGCGGATTCGGTACGGAACAGGCGGTAGTGCCGGTTGAACCCGTCCATCATCGCCTTCGCGATGTCGTAGGCTTGGGGCGAATCGAGGCGCTGGGGAAACATGGGCTGGGCGTCCTGTGAATGCTATCGGCCCTGCGACTTTAGCGCCGCGCGGCGCGCACACCGTCGATGGCGGCCTTGTACAGCGAATCAATGCCCTGGTTGCCCGCCAGCGTGATATGCATGTTGTTGATGAGCCCGTCTTTGAGCCCATAGCACCAGCCGTGCAGGTGCACTTTCTGCCCCCGAGCCCAGGCGTCCTGCAACACCGTGGTTTGTGCCACGTTGATGACCTGCTCGATCACGTTCAACTCACACAGGACGTCATGGCGCCACTCGGGCTCTGTCGCCGCGATCAGCTCGCGGTGCCGGTCGCGCACATCTTTGACGTGACGGATCCAGTTGTCGGACAAGCCGACCCGCAAATCCTGCAGCGCGGCCAGCACGCCGCCACACCCGTAGTGCCCCACGACCATGAGGTCTTGCACATGCAGCTGATCAACGGCGTACTGAATGGTCGAGAGGCAGTTGAGGTCGGTCGGCACCACCACGTTGGCGATGTTGCGATGCACGAATACCTCTCCAGGCTCCAGCCCCGTGATCTGGTTGGCGGGCACGCGGCTGTCTGAGCAGCCCACCCACATATAGCGCGGCTTTTGCTGCTCCAGGAGGAGGGTAAAAAACCCGGGCCGATCGCGCTGCATTTGAGCAGCCCATTCACGGTTGTGGACAAACAGGTCTTCAATGGAATCGGTGGTCACAGTGTTTTCCTGGAGGAGTGTTGTTGTGCCCGGCGGCAGGAGGGTCAAGGCAGAACAAGCCGCCCGCAATGATCGAGCGGGAACCTATTCTGCAGGGCCTTAACAAGTCTCTGCAAAGAGCTCGCGACCAATCAGCATGCGGCGGATTTCGCTGGTACCGGCGCCAATTTCATAGAGTTTGGCGTCGCGCCACAGACGACCCAAGGGGTATTCGTTGATGTAGCCATTGCCGCCGAAAATCTGGATGCCTTCGCCCGCCATCCAGGTGGCTTTCTCGGCGCACCACAGGATGACGCTGGCGCAGTCCTTGCGCACCTGGCGCACGTGCTCGGTACCCAGCATGTCCAGGTTCTTTGCCACCGTGTAGGCAAACGAGCGCCCTGCCTGCAGAACGGTATACATGTCGGCGACCTTGCCCTGGATGAGCTGGAACTCGCCAATGCTCTGGCCAAATTGCTTGCGGTCATGGATGTAGGGAATCACGTTGTCCATGACGGACTGCATGATGCCCAGCGGCCCGCCGGTCAGCACAGCACGCTCATAGTCCAGGCCGCTCATCAGCACCTTGGCCCCCATATTCACGCCACCCAATACGTTTTGCGCAGGGACTTCAACGTCCTGAAACACCAGTTCACCGGTATGGCTGCCGCGCATGCCCAGCTTGTCGAGCTTTTGCGCAATGGAAAAGCCCTTCATGCCCTTCTCGATCAGGAAGGCAGTGACGCCGCGCGCGCCCATCTCGGGCTCGGTCTTGGCATAGACCACCAGGGTGTCGGCGTCGGGACCGTTGGTGATCCACATCTTGTTGCCGTTGAGCAGGTAGTAGCCGCCCTTGTCCTCGGCCTTGAGCTTCATGCTGATGACGTCGGAGCCCGCCCCTGGCTCGCTCATCGCCAGCGCGCCCACATGTTCGCCGCTGATCAGCTTGGGCAGGTATTTTTTGCGCTGCTCCTCATTGCCGTTGCGGTTGATCTGATTGACGCACAGATTGCTGTGCGCGCCATAGCTCAAACCCACCGAGGCCGATGCACGCGAGATCTCTTCCATGGCGACCATGTGGGCCAGATAACCCATATTGGCACCGCCGTGCTCTTCAGACACCGTAATGCCCAGCACGCCCAAATCGCCCATCTTGCGCCAGAGGTCCATGGGAAACTGGTCGGAGTGATCGATTTCTGTGGCGCGCGGTGCGATTTCAGACTGCGCGAAGTCCCGCACGGCGTCGCGCAAAGCATCGATATCGTCGCCCAGTTGAAAATTAAGGCCAGGAAGGTTGCCGGGAATGCTCATGGTGTTCTCCTGTGTTGAAGTAAATGGGTTGATCAGCCCTGAACATCCGGGCGTCCGGTCACCGCCATCAGGGTGCAACCCATGGTGGCCACCAGTGTTTCATGTCCGTCTTGCAGCGCGTACGCGCGACCTTCGCACACCGAAATGGTGCGACCAGGCTTGAGTACCCGGCCTTCCATCCGAAAGCGCTGGCCCTTTGCAGGGGCTAGCAGGTTGATCTTGAATTCGATGGTCAGCACCGCAGCCTCTGCGGGCATCAAGGTAAATGCGGCGTAGCCGCAGGCAGAGTCCAGCCCTGTGGAAACGACCCCTGCATGCAAGAATCCATGCTGCTGGGTGAGGCCTTGCGCCCAGTCGAGGTGAATATCGACGGCTCCCGGCTCCAGGAGTCCGAGGGTGGCGCCCAGGGTTTTCATAATCCCTTGGCGCGCAAAACTCTGTTGCACGCGCTCGGCATACTGTGAATCTCGGGGCTCGAACCGGGGTATCGTCATGCAGGCTCCTGATTGACGTTTACGTAAACGTCAATTATCCGATATTTTTGGCCACTTTGGCGAGCAAGGCGCGCGCTTCCTTTTCGTGTTCCCGTACTTCGTCCAGATTGGCCTGGAGATCGGCCATCTGCTCCTCGAGCTGCTTGCGGTGCTGGGCCAGTACCGCGAGAAACTTCTGCAGCTGCACACCAGTGTCCCTGGGGCTGTCGTACAGATCGATGATGTCTTTCGCTTCCGTGAGAGAAAGGCCCAGCCGCTTGGCGCGCAACGTCAGTTTGAGCCTGGTGCGATCCCGTGCGCTATAGGTCCGTGTCCGTCCACCGGGCCCTGTTCGCTCGGGTTGCAGCAAGCCCATATCTTCATAAAAACGCATGGCCCGCGTCGTAAGATCGAATTCTTTGGCAAGATCACGAATGGTAAAGGTGGAGGCCATGCTTGGATTCTGGCGGTGCGATGGCGGCGTGAATCGCCGCCGCTCTGGCATCGCCTTGTAATGTTGACGTTACGTCAATGCTACAGCAAACCACCAGTGCACCAGCGAGCGGATACCAACGGCTTGGCGCTGCCCATTATTTCGTCAAGGTGCTGGTTTCAATAACGCCAAATCGGTATCGTCCAGCCAACACCACTGGCCTGGTGCCAAGTCAGCAGGCAGTTGCAAGCCCCCGATTCTTGAGCGATGCAAGCCCTCCACCCGATTGCCCACCGCCGCAATCATGCGCTTGACCTGGTGGTACTTCCCCTCGGTCAACGTCAGGTGCACAAGCGTGGAATCTACTTGGACGCAAGCCGCGGCCTTCACGGGAGCGGGATCATCGTCCAGAACAACACCTGCCAGCAAGCGATCGACCTGTTCAGCCGTTGCTTCGTGCTTCAAGCGCACTTCATACAGCTTCGGTACATGCTTCTTCGGTGAACTCATGCGGTGAATGAACTGCCCATCGTCGCTGAGCAAAATCAGGCCGGTTGTGTCCTGATCCAGACGGCCGATGGCTTGAACACCCTGTACGGCTGACTTCGTAGGCCGCTGACGCAAAGGCACAGGGAGCAAGGTATAGATGCTGGGGTAGGTCGATGGTTTTTGCGAACACTCTGTGCCTGCTGGCTTGTGCAGCATCAAATACGCTTTTTCTTTGTAAGGCCACCATATGCCTTGTACGCAGAGTTGCAAACCGTCGGTGTTGAAGCGCATCGTAGAGTCACGACACGGTACGAGAGTGCTATCCACACCCTTTTGCAGCACCTCCACCCAACCCTGCTGCACCAGCCCGGCACAAACACGGCGTGTTCCAAAACCCTGCGAATAAAGAATGTCCTGCAATTGCATCATCTATGGGCACCTGAGAGATGATTATCCAGTCCCAGAAACAGGAACGCCCCGCTCATTGCTGAGAGGGGCGTTGCTGCGCTGTAAGAGCCTGACGATGACCTACTTTCACACGGGAACCCGCACTATCATCGGCGCAAAGTCGTTTCACGGTCCTGTTCGGGATGGGAAGGAGTGGTACCAACTTGCTATGGTCATCAGGCATAACTTGGTGCTGGGCAGTTTTTGAGGACTGCCTGGCGAATTCATAGAGTTTGGAATCAGCTTATATTTTGATTGCGACAACTTGGCATAACATCCCTGATCTGGAGAGATCAAAGTTATAGGGTCAAGCCGCACGAGCAATTAGTACTGGTTAGCTTAATGCATTGCTGCACTTCCACACCCAGCCTATCAACGTCCTGGTCTAGAACGACTCTTTAGGGGGGTCAAGCCCCCGGCAGATCTCATCTTGAAACGAGTTTCCCGCTTAGATGCTTTCAGCGGTTATCTCTTCCACACTTAGCTACCCGGCGATGCCACTGGCGTGACAACCGGTACACCAGAGGTGTGTCCACTCCGGTCCTCTCGTACTAGGAGCAGGCTTCCTCAAATCTGCAGCGCCCACGGAAGATAGGGACCAAACTGTCTCACGACGTTTTAAACCCAGCTCACGTACCTCTTTAAATGGCGAACAGCCATACCCTTGGGACCGGCTACAGCCCCAGGATGAGATGAGCCGACATCGAGGTGCCAAACACCGCCGTCGATATGAACTCTTGGGCGGTATCAGCCTGTTATCCCCAGAGTACCTTTTATCCGTTGAGCGATGGCCCTTCCATACAGAACCACCGGATCACTATGTCCTGCTTTCGCATCTGCTCGACTTGTCAGTCTCGCAGTTAAGCACGCTTATGCCATTGCACTATCGTCACGATGTCCGACCGTAACTAGCGTACCTTCGAACTCCTCCGTTACGCTTTGGGAGGAGACCGCCCCAGTCAAACTGCCTACCATGCACTGTCCCCGATCCAGATAATGGATCTAGGTTAGAACCTCAAACGCACCAGGGTGGTATTTCAACGTTGGCTCCACCAGAACTAGCGTCCTGGCTTCAAAGCCTCCCACCTATCCTACACAGATCCGTTCAAAGTCCAATACAAAGCTACAGTAAAGGTTCATGGGGTCTTTCCGTCTTTCCGCGGGGAGATTGCATCATCACAAACATTTCAACTTCGCTGAGTCTCAGGAGGAGACAGTGTGGCCATCGTTACGCCATTCGTGCAGGTCGGAACTTACCCGACAAGGAATTTCGCTACCTTAGGACCGTTATAGTTACGGCCGCCGTTTACTGGGACTTCAATCAAGAGCTTGCACCCCATCATTTAATCTTCCAGCACCGGGCAGGCGTCACACCCTATACGTCCACTTTCGTGTTTGCAGAGTGCTGTGTTTTTAGTAAACAGTCGCAGCCACCGATTTTTTGCAACCCCTTTGGGCTCGCCTTGTACAGGTTCACCTACTTGGGGCATACCTTCTCCCGAAGTTACGGTATCAATTTGCCGAGTTCCTTCTCCTGAGTTCTCTCAAGCGCCTTAGAATACTCATCTCGCGCACCAGTGTCGGTTTGCGGTACGGTCGTCAATAGCTGAAGCTTAGTGGCTTTTCCTGGAAGCAGGGTATCACTCACTTCGTCTGCAAGCAGACTCGTTATCACCCCTCATCTAAGCCCGGCGGATTTGCCTACCGGGCACGACTACAGGCTTGAACCAACATATCCAACAGTTGGCTGAGCTAACCTTCTCCGTCCCCACATCGCACTATTGATCGGTACAGGAATATTGACCTGTTTCCCATCAGCTACGCATCTCTGCCTCGCCTTAGGGGCCGACTCACTCTACGCCGATGAACGTTGCGTAGAAAACCTTGCGCTTACGGCGAGGGGGCTTTTCACCCCCTTTAACGCTACTCATGTCAGCATTCGCACTTCTGATACCTCCAGCACCCATTACCAGGCACCTTCACAGGCTTACAGAACGCTCTCCTACCACGTGCAATAAATTGCACATCCGCAGCTTCGGTAACTGGCTTAGCCCCGTTACATCTTCCGCGCAGGACGACTCGATCAGTGAGCTATTACGCTTTCTTTAAATGATGGCTGCTTCTAAGCCAACATCCTGACTGTTTTAGCCTTCCCACTTCGTTTCCCACTTAGCCAATTTTAGGGACCTTAGCTGGCGGTCTGGGTTGTTTCCCTCTTGAGTCCGGACGTTAGCACCCGGTGCTCTGTCTCCCAAGCTGTACTCGTCGGTATTCGGAGTTTGCATAGGTTTGGTAAGTCGCCATGACCCCCTAGCCTAAACAGTGCTCTACCCCCGACGGTAATACTTGAGGCACTACCTAAATAGTTTTCGGAGAGAACCAGCTATTTCCAAGTTTGTTTAGCCTTTCGCCCCTATCCACAGCTCATCCGCTAATTTTGCAACATTAGTCGGTTCGGACCTCCAGTACCTGTTACGGCACCTTCATCCTGGCCATGGATAGATCACTTGGTTTCGGGTCTACACCCAGCGACTATGTTCGCCCTATTCGGACTCGATTTCTCTACGGCTTCCCTATTCGGTTAACCTTGCCACTGAATGTAAGTCGCTGACCCATTATACAAAAGGTACGCAGTCACCCCTTTCGAGGCTCCTACTTTTTGTAAGCATGCGGTTTCAGGATCTATTTCACTCCCCTCCCGGGGTTCTTTTCGCCTTTCCCTCACGGTACTGGTTCACTATCGGTCGATGATGAGTATTTAGCCTTGGAGGATGGTCCCCCCATATTCAGACAGGGTTTCTCGTGCCCCGCCCTACTTGTCTGCAGCCTAGTACCACACGTCGGTTTTCGCATACAGGGCTATCACCTGCTATGGCTGGGCTTTCCATCCCATTTTGCTAACCGTCGTGCTATCACTGCACGGCTTCTCCGATTTCGCTCGCCACTACTTTCGGAATCTCGGTTGATGTCTTTTCCTCGAGCTACTGAGATGTTTCAGTTCACCCGGTTCGCCTCGCAACCCTATGTATTCAGGTTGCGATACCCCTAAGGGTGGGTTTCCCCATTCAGATATCTCCGGATCAAAGCTTATTTGCCAGCTCCCCGAAGCTTTTCGCAGGCTATCACGTCTTTCGTCGCCTATCATCGCCAAGGCATCCACCACATGCTCTTAGTCACTTGACCCTATAACTTTGACGTCTCTTGCGAAACATCTCCATCTAATTTTTCAAGGACTTGCAAGGTCTTTCACCTTGCGCGTTATGCCGTAATATGAATGTTTCTTCGGTATTGCTACCTAGAGAACAATTCGTCATTACTTGAATAAAACAAAGTTTCATTCGTGTTGACGCAATCAAATTTCATGTTGCTGATGGCACGGTGCATCTTTCGATGCTTTCCATCAGCAACGCTGATTCGACTCTATGAATTTTTAAAGAACAGCCGATTGATCGAACTATCTCGATCAACAACAAAACAGCCTTTTGCAAAGCTGCTTTGGTGTTGATTTGCTGCACTGCCTTGTGCAACTTTGGATGTTGGTGGAGGATGACGGGATCGAACCGACGACCCCCTGCTTGCAAAGCAGGTGCTCTCCCAGCTGAGCTAATCCCCCAGGAACCGCATTGTCTTCTCACGTGTCGCCCGCAGCACTTGGTGGGTCTGGGTGGTCTCGAACCACCGACCCCCGCCTTATCAAGACGGTGCTCTAACCAACTGAGCTACAGACCCAGGCCTGCCTCTACTCACTCACATGCTTTCACATATGCGCTTGCAGCGACTTTTTCCAACAACCGATAAGTGTGGGCGTTCAATTAGAACTGCAGTTTTCCA is part of the Simplicispira sp. 125 genome and encodes:
- the can gene encoding carbonate dehydratase; amino-acid sequence: MTTDSIEDLFVHNREWAAQMQRDRPGFFTLLLEQQKPRYMWVGCSDSRVPANQITGLEPGEVFVHRNIANVVVPTDLNCLSTIQYAVDQLHVQDLMVVGHYGCGGVLAALQDLRVGLSDNWIRHVKDVRDRHRELIAATEPEWRHDVLCELNVIEQVINVAQTTVLQDAWARGQKVHLHGWCYGLKDGLINNMHITLAGNQGIDSLYKAAIDGVRAARR
- a CDS encoding isovaleryl-CoA dehydrogenase, giving the protein MSIPGNLPGLNFQLGDDIDALRDAVRDFAQSEIAPRATEIDHSDQFPMDLWRKMGDLGVLGITVSEEHGGANMGYLAHMVAMEEISRASASVGLSYGAHSNLCVNQINRNGNEEQRKKYLPKLISGEHVGALAMSEPGAGSDVISMKLKAEDKGGYYLLNGNKMWITNGPDADTLVVYAKTEPEMGARGVTAFLIEKGMKGFSIAQKLDKLGMRGSHTGELVFQDVEVPAQNVLGGVNMGAKVLMSGLDYERAVLTGGPLGIMQSVMDNVIPYIHDRKQFGQSIGEFQLIQGKVADMYTVLQAGRSFAYTVAKNLDMLGTEHVRQVRKDCASVILWCAEKATWMAGEGIQIFGGNGYINEYPLGRLWRDAKLYEIGAGTSEIRRMLIGRELFAETC
- a CDS encoding PaaI family thioesterase, producing the protein MTIPRFEPRDSQYAERVQQSFARQGIMKTLGATLGLLEPGAVDIHLDWAQGLTQQHGFLHAGVVSTGLDSACGYAAFTLMPAEAAVLTIEFKINLLAPAKGQRFRMEGRVLKPGRTISVCEGRAYALQDGHETLVATMGCTLMAVTGRPDVQG
- a CDS encoding MerR family DNA-binding transcriptional regulator, with protein sequence MASTFTIRDLAKEFDLTTRAMRFYEDMGLLQPERTGPGGRTRTYSARDRTRLKLTLRAKRLGLSLTEAKDIIDLYDSPRDTGVQLQKFLAVLAQHRKQLEEQMADLQANLDEVREHEKEARALLAKVAKNIG
- a CDS encoding 16S rRNA pseudouridine(516) synthase produces the protein MQLQDILYSQGFGTRRVCAGLVQQGWVEVLQKGVDSTLVPCRDSTMRFNTDGLQLCVQGIWWPYKEKAYLMLHKPAGTECSQKPSTYPSIYTLLPVPLRQRPTKSAVQGVQAIGRLDQDTTGLILLSDDGQFIHRMSSPKKHVPKLYEVRLKHEATAEQVDRLLAGVVLDDDPAPVKAAACVQVDSTLVHLTLTEGKYHQVKRMIAAVGNRVEGLHRSRIGGLQLPADLAPGQWCWLDDTDLALLKPAP